From Staphylococcus sp. IVB6214:
TATGTGGACCGACTGTCTATAACTACATCCATATCGGTAACGCTCGTCCAGCGATCAATTACGATGTTGTCAGACGTTATTTGGAATACAAAGGCTTTGAAGTGAACTATGTATCGAATTTTACGGATGTTGATGACAAATTAATCAAACGTTCACAAGAGTTGAACGAAACTGTTCCAGAAATTGCTGAACGGTATATTAAAGCATTTCATGAAGATACAGGTGCTTTGAATGTCAAACCAGCAACTGCTAATCCACGTGTAATGGATCATATGGATGAGATTATTGCGTTTATTAAAAAGCTTGTTGATGAAGGCTATGCGTATGAGAGTGGCGGTGATGTATACTTCCGAACACGTAAGTTTGATGAGTATGGCAAGTTGAGTCATCAGTCATTGGATGACCTAAAAGTTGGCGCACGTATTGAACAAGGTGAAAACAAAGAAGATGCATTAGACTTCACATTGTGGAAAAGTGCAAAACCCGGTGAAATCAGCTGGGAAAGTCCATTCGGTGAAGGCCGTCCAGGCTGGCACATTGAATGTTCTGTAATGGCATTTGAGAAACTCGGACCAACGATCGACATTCACGCGGGTGGTAGTGATTTACAATTCCCACACCATGAAAACGAAATCGCACAATCTGAATGTCATAACCATGCGCCATTTGCAAATTATTGGATGCATAACGGCTTCATCAATATTGATAATGAAAAAATGAGTAAATCGCTTGGAAACTTTATTTTAGTACATGATATTATCAAAGAAGTAGACCCAGACGTATTGCGTTTCTTCATGATTAGCGTTCATTATCGTAGTCCGATCAACTATAATTTAGAATTAGTTGAAGCAGCTAAAAGTGGCTTAACACGTATACGCAATAGCTATGAAGCGTTGCTTGCACGTGAATCAGTAGCGACAGATATCGTTGTGGCACAAGAATATATCGATCAAATTGAAGCGATTTTAACGCAGTTTGAAAAAGTGATGGACGATGACTTTAATACAGCGAATGCGATTACCGCTTGGTATGATTTAGCGAAACTAGCTAATAAATATTTGCTTGAAGACAATACAGCAACAACAGTCATCACACGCTTTAAAGAAGTGTTCCAAATCTTTAGTGATGTATTAGGAGTGCCACTCCAACCTGCACAAGCTGAAGAACTACTTGATGCAGAAGTAGAAGCATTGATTGAAGAGAGAAATGAAGCACGAAAAAATAAAAACTTTGCGCGTGCAGATGAGATCCGCGACCAGCTCAAAGCACAGAATATCTTGTTGGAAGATACGCCACAAGGTGTGAGATTTAAACGTGTATAACACAATTGATTTTAAGCAATTAAGCCCACTCACACTCGCATATATGGGAGATGCCGTTTTGGATCAGTTTGTCCGTGGGCACATTATTTTAAAGTATCAAAGTAAACCGAACCGTTTGCATCAAGAAGCCAAACGGTTCGTTTCTGCTAAGAGTCAAGCGCAAACTTTGGAAGCATTGTTAGCAGATGAGTGGTTTACAGAAGAAGAATTGGCTATCGTAAAGCGCGGTCGCAATGCTAAAAGTCATACGAAAGCTAAAAATACAGATATCCAAACGTATCGTAAAAGTTCAGGTCTTGAAGCGGTGATTGGTTATTTGCATTTAACTCAACAAGAAGCACGTATCATCTCGTTATTGAATGAGATTGTAAGGCAAGTAGAAAAGAGGTGTTAGACGCAATGGAATCAGAAGTAATAGTTGGGCGTCATGCCGTTCGTGAAGCAATTATGAGCGGACATGCGGTGAATAAAGTATTAATTCAAGAAGGTATTAAGAAACAGCAAATTGACGATATTTTAAAACAAGCAAAAGATTTAAAATTAGTCGTTCAAACTGTTCCAAAATCAAAATTAGATCAGATCTCAACAGCACCTCATCAAGGTGTTGCAGCATATATTGCACCGTACGAATATGAGACTTTAGAGCATTTTCTAGAACAGCAGAAGCAGAAGGATGAGTTATCAACAGTACTTATACTCGATGGATTGGAAGATCCGCATAACTTAGGCTCGATTCTTAGAACAGCAGATGCGACAGGTGTAGACGGCATCATCATCCCTAAACGCCGCTCTGTTGCACTTACACAGACAGTGGCAAAAGCTTCAACAGGCGCAATTCAACACGTTCCTGTCATCCGAGTTACGAACTTGTCTCAAACGATTGATGTATTGAAAGATCAAGGATATTG
This genomic window contains:
- the cysS gene encoding cysteine--tRNA ligase, whose product is MITLYNTLTRQKEPFKPIEPGKVKMYVCGPTVYNYIHIGNARPAINYDVVRRYLEYKGFEVNYVSNFTDVDDKLIKRSQELNETVPEIAERYIKAFHEDTGALNVKPATANPRVMDHMDEIIAFIKKLVDEGYAYESGGDVYFRTRKFDEYGKLSHQSLDDLKVGARIEQGENKEDALDFTLWKSAKPGEISWESPFGEGRPGWHIECSVMAFEKLGPTIDIHAGGSDLQFPHHENEIAQSECHNHAPFANYWMHNGFINIDNEKMSKSLGNFILVHDIIKEVDPDVLRFFMISVHYRSPINYNLELVEAAKSGLTRIRNSYEALLARESVATDIVVAQEYIDQIEAILTQFEKVMDDDFNTANAITAWYDLAKLANKYLLEDNTATTVITRFKEVFQIFSDVLGVPLQPAQAEELLDAEVEALIEERNEARKNKNFARADEIRDQLKAQNILLEDTPQGVRFKRV
- a CDS encoding Mini-ribonuclease 3; its protein translation is MGDAVLDQFVRGHIILKYQSKPNRLHQEAKRFVSAKSQAQTLEALLADEWFTEEELAIVKRGRNAKSHTKAKNTDIQTYRKSSGLEAVIGYLHLTQQEARIISLLNEIVRQVEKRC
- the rlmB gene encoding 23S rRNA (guanosine(2251)-2'-O)-methyltransferase RlmB, whose protein sequence is MESEVIVGRHAVREAIMSGHAVNKVLIQEGIKKQQIDDILKQAKDLKLVVQTVPKSKLDQISTAPHQGVAAYIAPYEYETLEHFLEQQKQKDELSTVLILDGLEDPHNLGSILRTADATGVDGIIIPKRRSVALTQTVAKASTGAIQHVPVIRVTNLSQTIDVLKDQGYWVAGTEANHATDYRQMQADMPLAIVIGSEGQGMSRRVKEKCDFYIKIPMVGHVNSLNASVAASLMMYEVLRKRQPIGGDK